Proteins co-encoded in one Acidimicrobiia bacterium genomic window:
- a CDS encoding carbon-nitrogen family hydrolase: MRVAAVQHDIAWEDPPANFARLAPMIAGAAADGARLVVLTEMYATGFSMDTDRIAEPLDGPSARFLVEQAREHRVWTCGSVPERANDSERPSNCLVLAGPDGTVHRYSKLHPFTYSGEHERYDAGEGLLTVTVEGVNLSLFVCYDLRFADGFWPLAPHTDCYVVVANWPEKRRDHWRTLLRARAIENLAYVVGVNRVGSGGGIDYVGDSAIIGPFGEELADGGGAGETVLVAEVDPAVVRKTRERFPFLGDRRT, encoded by the coding sequence AGACCCGCCCGCGAACTTCGCGCGGCTCGCCCCCATGATCGCCGGCGCGGCAGCCGACGGCGCGCGCCTCGTGGTGCTCACCGAGATGTACGCGACGGGTTTCTCGATGGACACCGATCGGATCGCGGAGCCGCTCGACGGCCCGAGCGCGCGCTTCCTCGTCGAACAAGCACGCGAGCACCGCGTGTGGACCTGCGGTTCGGTCCCCGAGCGGGCCAACGACAGCGAGCGGCCGTCGAACTGCCTCGTGCTCGCGGGGCCCGACGGCACGGTCCACCGCTACAGCAAGCTCCACCCGTTCACGTACTCGGGTGAGCACGAGCGGTACGACGCGGGCGAGGGCCTCCTGACCGTCACGGTCGAGGGCGTGAATCTGAGCCTCTTCGTGTGTTACGACCTCCGCTTCGCCGACGGCTTCTGGCCGCTCGCGCCGCACACCGACTGCTACGTAGTGGTCGCGAACTGGCCCGAGAAGCGCCGCGACCACTGGCGCACGCTGCTCCGCGCCCGTGCGATCGAGAACCTGGCATACGTCGTCGGCGTCAACCGCGTGGGGAGCGGGGGAGGGATCGACTACGTCGGTGACAGCGCGATCATCGGGCCGTTCGGGGAGGAGCTGGCCGACGGCGGGGGCGCGGGCGAGACTGTGCTCGTCGCCGAGGTGGATCCGGCCGTGGTGCGGAAAACCCGCGAGCGCTTTCCATTTCTCGGCGATCGCCGAACGTGA